One region of Paenibacillus polymyxa M1 genomic DNA includes:
- a CDS encoding ABC transporter permease: protein MNPKGKNVSWWKSVWPPLVAVLFFLAAWQGAVNYLHIESWLLPAPSLIVQEGMAQSALLGTHTWATVRLTLAGFAIGTATGLLIAIVLHTIPFLKSALYPLLILSQNIPIIALGPLLMVWFGFGVLPKLMVITLVCFFPVAVAAMDGLTRTDRMMMNYMRMSGASRRAIFLKLELPHSLPQVFSGVKIAATYSVMGAIIAEWIGASEGIGYYMLLQKSAYRTDLIFAAIGIIVALSLLMFVVILLLEKWLVRWKPDQE, encoded by the coding sequence ATGAATCCGAAAGGCAAGAACGTATCCTGGTGGAAAAGCGTATGGCCGCCCCTTGTGGCGGTCCTCTTCTTTTTAGCGGCTTGGCAGGGAGCGGTTAACTATTTACATATTGAATCCTGGCTCCTGCCAGCTCCATCCCTAATCGTACAAGAGGGCATGGCGCAATCGGCGTTGCTTGGCACCCATACATGGGCTACGGTTCGCCTGACGCTTGCGGGATTTGCTATAGGGACAGCAACGGGACTGCTGATCGCCATCGTTCTTCATACGATTCCTTTTCTCAAATCTGCTCTATACCCGCTCTTGATCCTTAGCCAAAACATTCCGATTATCGCCCTCGGTCCGTTGCTCATGGTATGGTTCGGTTTTGGGGTGCTGCCCAAGCTTATGGTCATTACATTAGTATGCTTTTTTCCCGTGGCTGTAGCGGCCATGGACGGGCTGACACGGACAGACCGTATGATGATGAATTACATGCGAATGTCAGGTGCAAGCCGCAGGGCTATTTTTCTAAAGCTAGAGCTACCACACTCCCTGCCACAAGTCTTCTCTGGCGTTAAAATCGCTGCTACCTATAGTGTGATGGGCGCGATCATTGCCGAATGGATTGGGGCCAGTGAAGGAATTGGATATTATATGTTGCTGCAAAAGTCTGCCTATCGTACGGATCTCATTTTTGCCGCTATCGGTATTATTGTTGCACTCAGCTTGCTGATGTTTGTCGTTATTTTACTACTGGAGAAATGGTTGGTTCGCTGGAAACCTGACCAAGAGTAG
- a CDS encoding ABC transporter substrate-binding protein: MKRMKMLSLGLISLWLMALTLTACGGNPPTSQKEAPAADTSTSTSAKGLKDVKVVLDWTPNTNHTGLYVAKDKGFYEKAGLNVQIVQPGSGGADQMVASNAAPFGISYQEGVTQARIQGVPLVSIAAVIQHNTSGFAAPVDRGIKSPKDFEGKSYGGWGSPVEEAVMKSIMDSDQGDVSKVKIVNMGNADYFTAVKRDIDFAWIFYAWTGIEAKLRGEPLDMLYVKDYSKNLDYYTPVIVSNEQTIKNDPELVKAFMDATAQGYEYTIAHPEEAADILSKAVPELDKKLVLASQKWLSPRYQDDAPQWGVQKAEIWKNYSDWMYERKLLSKPLEVDKAFTNDFLPKR, from the coding sequence ATGAAGCGCATGAAAATGTTAAGCCTGGGTCTAATCAGTCTTTGGCTCATGGCTCTGACTCTGACCGCTTGCGGCGGCAATCCCCCTACATCTCAAAAGGAGGCTCCTGCTGCCGACACTTCAACGTCTACCTCGGCAAAGGGGCTCAAAGATGTTAAAGTCGTGCTCGACTGGACACCCAATACGAATCACACAGGACTCTATGTCGCCAAGGACAAAGGATTTTACGAAAAAGCAGGCTTGAATGTCCAAATTGTTCAACCAGGCTCAGGCGGAGCCGACCAAATGGTTGCTTCGAATGCTGCACCTTTTGGTATCAGCTATCAAGAAGGCGTCACTCAGGCTCGCATCCAAGGCGTGCCGCTCGTATCCATCGCTGCGGTGATTCAGCATAACACCTCTGGCTTCGCAGCCCCGGTAGACCGCGGAATTAAAAGCCCGAAAGATTTCGAGGGTAAAAGCTACGGCGGCTGGGGTTCTCCTGTAGAAGAAGCGGTCATGAAATCCATCATGGATTCAGACCAAGGTGATGTGAGCAAAGTGAAGATCGTCAATATGGGTAATGCAGACTATTTTACAGCCGTGAAGCGGGATATTGACTTTGCCTGGATTTTCTACGCATGGACCGGGATTGAGGCCAAGCTTCGAGGTGAGCCATTGGATATGCTATATGTAAAAGATTATTCCAAAAACCTCGATTACTATACACCTGTAATTGTGAGCAATGAACAGACGATAAAAAATGATCCTGAGCTGGTTAAGGCGTTCATGGACGCTACCGCGCAAGGCTATGAATACACTATCGCCCATCCAGAAGAAGCGGCAGATATCTTAAGTAAAGCTGTGCCGGAGCTGGACAAAAAACTGGTACTCGCTAGTCAAAAATGGCTAAGTCCGCGTTATCAGGACGATGCCCCGCAATGGGGCGTACAAAAAGCGGAGATATGGAAAAACTACTCGGACTGGATGTATGAACGCAAGCTGCTCAGCAAACCTTTGGAAGTCGATAAAGCCTTTACAAACGACTTCTTGCCCAAGCGTTGA
- a CDS encoding MTH1187 family thiamine-binding protein, with product MANTLLSIQVIPKTPNNEDSYPYVDKAIEVIQRSGVKHQVNPLDTTMEGELDELLKVVKDMHEALTEAGSPSVISQIKIAHNPQGISMNKLTEKYRP from the coding sequence ATGGCTAACACATTGCTCAGTATTCAAGTCATCCCTAAAACTCCTAATAACGAAGACTCTTATCCATATGTAGACAAGGCGATTGAGGTCATTCAGCGTTCCGGCGTCAAGCATCAGGTGAATCCATTGGATACCACAATGGAGGGCGAATTGGACGAATTGCTGAAAGTCGTCAAAGACATGCATGAGGCCTTGACGGAAGCTGGAAGTCCCAGCGTCATTTCACAGATCAAAATCGCACATAACCCACAGGGCATCAGCATGAACAAGCTGACCGAGAAGTATCGCCCATGA
- a CDS encoding pyridoxamine 5'-phosphate oxidase family protein — translation MGKTDTLDRSQLEQAIVKALDNNKFCSLGTVEGGKPKVRYMALFNDGMNIHLATDRKTHKVEELKDNPNAYLLLGYEVGGTKEVLEVEATVQVTADEGLRKQVWNDSLKKWFSGPDDPDYVVLDVNPTRIEYVGQQTERQVWTK, via the coding sequence GTGGGTAAAACGGATACATTGGATCGCAGTCAGCTGGAACAAGCCATTGTGAAGGCTTTGGATAACAACAAATTTTGCTCGTTAGGTACGGTAGAGGGCGGAAAACCGAAAGTGCGCTATATGGCCCTTTTTAACGATGGAATGAACATTCATCTGGCGACGGATCGCAAAACACATAAAGTGGAAGAGCTAAAGGACAATCCGAATGCTTATCTGCTGCTGGGTTATGAAGTGGGTGGTACGAAGGAAGTCTTGGAAGTGGAGGCTACCGTCCAGGTTACAGCTGATGAGGGGTTACGCAAACAAGTGTGGAATGATTCTCTGAAAAAGTGGTTTTCCGGACCTGATGATCCCGATTATGTCGTTTTAGACGTCAATCCGACTCGTATTGAGTACGTTGGTCAACAAACGGAGCGCCAGGTGTGGACGAAATAG
- a CDS encoding TatD family hydrolase — translation MNDWNMHSALRSNAAATVPLIDAHIHVDSYPPEQQELLLASLADNHVEAIIAVSMHLASSQANLRLAERWPRLVRPAFGFHPEQALPAHTELDLLFDWMDEHVQQMIAVGEVGLPYYNRIEASRSGEPFELAPYIALLERFIQFASKHSKPIVLHAVYEDADIACDLLERHDVTQAHFHWFKGSAATTKRMARNGYYVSFTPDLLYEEEIRSLARQYPSDQVMAETDGPWPFEGPFTGQQTHPRMTTEVIRAYSKLTHQDEAAVRQLFYDNTRRFYSLSDS, via the coding sequence ATGAATGATTGGAACATGCACTCTGCATTGAGATCGAACGCGGCAGCAACTGTTCCCTTAATCGACGCGCACATTCATGTAGACAGCTACCCGCCTGAACAACAGGAGCTATTGCTCGCTTCGCTTGCCGACAACCATGTAGAAGCCATCATAGCTGTGTCCATGCATCTCGCCTCCAGTCAAGCCAACTTGCGCCTGGCTGAGCGTTGGCCCAGGCTAGTACGTCCCGCCTTCGGCTTTCATCCAGAACAGGCTCTGCCAGCACATACCGAGCTTGACCTGTTATTTGACTGGATGGACGAACATGTACAGCAGATGATCGCGGTGGGCGAAGTTGGCTTGCCCTATTACAATCGGATCGAGGCTTCACGCAGCGGAGAGCCTTTTGAGCTCGCTCCTTACATAGCACTGCTGGAGCGTTTTATCCAGTTTGCAAGCAAACATAGCAAACCCATTGTGTTGCACGCTGTTTATGAAGATGCAGACATTGCCTGCGACCTTTTGGAACGTCATGACGTCACACAAGCGCATTTTCACTGGTTTAAGGGCTCTGCCGCCACGACCAAACGTATGGCCCGGAACGGCTATTATGTCTCCTTCACACCGGATCTCCTGTACGAAGAAGAAATCCGCAGTTTGGCAAGACAGTATCCGTCTGATCAGGTCATGGCAGAGACAGACGGTCCATGGCCGTTCGAGGGTCCTTTTACCGGACAGCAGACGCATCCACGGATGACTACCGAGGTCATTCGCGCATATAGCAAGCTGACCCATCAAGATGAAGCTGCTGTCCGTCAATTATTTTATGATAATACAAGACGCTTCTACTCACTGTCTGATTCGTAA
- a CDS encoding ABC transporter ATP-binding protein: MSLHPTDLTSPPVADEQQQAGELQVMTPAPPALELDGISLVFRKRRSSLPVLQDVSLTVKPGEFVSLIGPSGSGKSTLFHIIGGLLKPQQGRIRMHGRDMTGERGHISYMPQQPALFPWRTTLDNILLGQENAPRKDAAAGSRYGSERERRKEALQWLEQVGLGKFAKAYPHTLSGGMQQRAAFLRALLSPQELMLLDEPFSALDALTRADMQQWLLRMWEKNRRSVLFITHSIEEALLLSDRIYVLSARPASVMHVVDVPFPRPRREEITLDPRFMEWKRTMTGWMREEKHKLDGDMDAAESIRKYTSDDRVNHYE, translated from the coding sequence ATGAGTCTGCATCCGACTGACTTGACATCACCACCCGTCGCTGATGAACAGCAACAAGCCGGAGAACTGCAGGTAATGACGCCTGCCCCTCCTGCTTTGGAATTGGACGGGATCAGCCTCGTCTTCCGGAAAAGGCGAAGCTCACTCCCTGTACTGCAGGATGTATCCCTTACCGTTAAGCCGGGCGAATTTGTCTCCCTCATCGGTCCGTCAGGCAGTGGCAAAAGCACACTGTTTCACATTATCGGAGGGCTGCTCAAGCCGCAGCAGGGACGTATCCGTATGCATGGACGGGACATGACTGGTGAACGCGGGCATATCAGCTATATGCCGCAGCAGCCCGCCCTTTTCCCGTGGCGCACCACGCTGGACAACATACTGCTCGGGCAGGAAAATGCACCACGAAAGGATGCAGCAGCGGGCTCCCGATACGGCAGCGAACGTGAACGTCGAAAAGAAGCCTTGCAATGGCTCGAACAGGTTGGACTGGGCAAGTTCGCGAAGGCGTATCCGCATACGCTATCTGGTGGCATGCAGCAGCGCGCGGCCTTTCTCCGCGCCCTGCTCAGCCCACAGGAATTAATGTTGCTGGATGAGCCGTTCAGCGCACTCGATGCGCTGACACGTGCAGACATGCAGCAATGGTTATTGCGGATGTGGGAGAAGAACCGCCGCTCTGTGCTGTTCATTACCCACAGCATTGAAGAAGCGTTGCTGCTCTCCGACCGCATTTATGTGCTGTCGGCGCGACCTGCTTCAGTGATGCATGTCGTAGATGTTCCTTTTCCCCGCCCGCGTAGGGAAGAAATCACCCTGGATCCACGCTTTATGGAATGGAAACGGACCATGACTGGCTGGATGCGCGAGGAAAAGCACAAACTGGACGGCGACATGGACGCCGCTGAAAGCATCCGCAAATACACCTCGGACGACAGGGTAAACCATTATGAATGA